Proteins found in one Microbacterium sp. LWS13-1.2 genomic segment:
- the galT gene encoding galactose-1-phosphate uridylyltransferase yields MDDPPPSTRELPGEALGAGVIKRPTRLADGRDLIYYDDPGTTLGAERAVDTRELDPRPDTATMRRDVLTGDWVSIAAARQNRAFLPPAELDPLAPQTPTNPSEIPSRYDVAVFENKSPSFGPALAQAHGDAPAGADAPRDLDDLVTPGLGRTRTSVGRCEVVCFSPEHSGSFGSLSSTRARTVIEAWADRTAALSALPGIEQVFPFENRGEAIGVTLPHPHGQIYAYPYITPRTTSLLASIDREGPDLFERILAFERAGERVILEGEHWTAFVPFAARWPIEIHLLPHRHVADFAATTGAERDELAPLYLRLLRGLDALYDSPTPYIAAWHQAPVHRGRDTARLHLQLTSPRRAADKLKFLAGSEAAMGAWIGDIPPESSAAKLRDAVASIPEESL; encoded by the coding sequence CTGGACGACCCTCCGCCGTCTACCCGCGAACTCCCGGGCGAGGCGCTCGGCGCCGGTGTCATCAAGCGCCCGACCCGGCTCGCGGACGGCCGCGACCTCATCTACTACGACGACCCCGGCACGACGCTCGGCGCGGAACGCGCCGTCGATACACGCGAGCTCGACCCCCGGCCCGATACGGCCACCATGCGTCGCGACGTGCTCACCGGCGACTGGGTCTCGATCGCGGCGGCACGCCAGAACCGCGCATTCCTGCCGCCGGCCGAGCTCGACCCGCTCGCACCGCAGACGCCGACAAACCCGTCCGAGATCCCGTCGCGGTACGACGTCGCCGTCTTCGAGAACAAGTCGCCGTCGTTCGGGCCTGCGCTCGCGCAAGCCCACGGCGACGCCCCGGCCGGCGCAGACGCGCCCCGCGACCTCGACGACCTCGTGACTCCCGGCCTCGGCCGCACGCGCACGAGCGTCGGCCGCTGCGAGGTCGTGTGCTTCAGCCCCGAGCACTCCGGATCGTTCGGATCCCTCAGCAGCACCCGCGCCCGCACGGTTATCGAGGCGTGGGCCGACCGCACCGCCGCGCTGTCGGCGCTCCCCGGCATCGAGCAGGTCTTCCCGTTCGAGAACCGCGGGGAGGCGATCGGCGTGACGCTCCCCCATCCGCACGGGCAGATCTACGCGTACCCGTACATCACGCCGCGCACGACCAGTCTGCTGGCATCGATCGACCGCGAAGGACCCGACCTCTTCGAGCGCATCCTGGCGTTCGAGCGCGCCGGCGAGCGCGTGATCCTCGAGGGCGAGCACTGGACCGCATTCGTGCCGTTCGCGGCGCGCTGGCCGATCGAGATCCACCTGCTGCCGCACCGCCACGTCGCCGACTTCGCCGCGACAACGGGTGCCGAGCGCGACGAGCTCGCTCCCCTGTACCTGCGTCTGCTGCGAGGGCTCGACGCCCTCTACGACTCGCCGACGCCGTACATCGCGGCCTGGCATCAGGCGCCGGTGCACCGCGGCCGCGACACCGCCCGTCTGCACCTGCAGCTCACGTCGCCGCGTCGAGCCGCCGACAAGCTCAAGTTCCTCGCCGGATCCGAGGCCGCGATGGGCGCCTGGATCGGCGACATCCCGCCCGAGTCGTCCGCCGCGAAG